The DNA sequence AAGAGTGTTAGAACTTAGAATTAGTGTTGAAAATAGAGTGTTCATAGCACTCCTCATAAGATAAATACtcttttgcattgcattgtgcAAGACACGAATAGAATGCCATGACTAAGTTTTAATTctttgcaaaaaaaattaaaataagttaaataacTCTAAACGTTCTTTCATTACGAAAATCCAAGTACATCAAGAAAAATcatcaatgaaagtaacaaagCACCTAAAACCTAAGATACGACCTACACAACTCGGACACCACAAATGTATACCTAAATCCATTAGGTTTAGCATCATATTTGAATCGTAAGAATATTCAGAATAATGTTTTCTACAGTAAATTAGAGAGAGGATAAATGATTCAGGACATCAATGAAGAACAAGCGAAGGAAGGCTAAGTATCATCCTTCAAATTACATCAACAAAAGTACAAAAGGAGAAAAAGAAGTACCCAGCTATTCAGTTCTTAGCCTATCAAAATAGAAAGGAACTCAAAACAAAAACAGGGCATCAACAAATAAATGAGACAAATAACATCATTAAAACATAGAAGAAGATCATAGTGAATGTTTTAACTCACCTTATTTAAATTCTTCTTAGTTTTGGTGTCAACAGCAACATAGTCAACATAAACAGGTTCAGAACCCTTTTTTTTGAAGAGGTATGTTTTATTTGTTACCTCATTGTAAGTGCTACAATAGGGTTCATCTGGCCATATCATCTGAAAGTGATAAATTTAGACTTCTTGTAAAGAAAGTTGAAGTTAGGAGGGAAAAGAGAGAAGAGGAGACAGTAACAAACCTGACCAACATGTGGAAGCCCATCTGAATCAATCGAGGGACAAGGTTTATCTAGTTTACTTTTTCTAAATACTCTTGCAGATTGGTCTGACTTGCCGCCTTTCTCTGTCAAGTCGATAGTTTCTGTCTGCCAAAATAATTGTAGAAGCAAGTTTAAGGTCAGAATTTAAAGCATGAAACCTAGTCTGTATATCCAAATAACGCCAAAACTAAATATCAGCATACTATAGTCAAAAAAATACATAAGTACACACATACATAGTTGGTGTTGGAAATGTTACGATTCGTGAATGTAGGGGTGATTGGGTTGGGTTGTTTTTGGCCAAACCCAATACACGAGCAGATCAACTTCATTTGGGTTTGGTTGAGTTTTTAACCCATGATttttacatcaaaccctaacCAAACTAACCTGATTATAAGTGGGCTGGGTTGGGTTTGCGGATAATGAAGTTGGTTCAGTGGTCCTGAAGGTGCCTTCAAGTAGTGCTGCACTACCTGCAGCCAGAGCACTTAATTTGCCCCTGGATTGAGGGCTGACCTAGCATGGAAACATTGTGTTTCAATTGATGGGAATACAAGTAAAGTGTAAATATTGCGAGAACTTGTTCAGCCGAGGGCACCTAGGAGAGAGGGACGTTGCAGCCAAGATGCTTCACAACCGAGGGCTTTTGTTGATCCAGATTAGGCCTTAGGGGAAATACTGTTTCTGAACCAGGTAGCAAAAACTGACAGGGTATATTCACGTGTTTAGGATTGCAATCTTACGAGTAAAGATGTAATTTTGACAACATTTTCAAGACCCATGGCAATGTCTTGAGATGACATTCAAACAATACAAAAGGGGGTAGAAAACTTGGGGAAACAAACAAGAATGAAGTTTCAATCAAAACATAATTAAGAAAACACTTTTTTTACAGAATGTAAACAAATtgctaaaatttcaaaataacaaGAAAGCCCTTGCATCTTCTCACAATAAAGTGTCATGGGTAATGACTCAAAAAATTAATTGCCACTCATTCAAATCAAGAGAGCTTAATTAGTTGTGTTCGGTATCAAACCTGATATATTTGTCCATGAAACATTCCTCGTTCCACAGATGACTTGTTTAGAATCATGGCATCCTCCATATCATATCTGCATTTGTTAACAAAAGGTTATTGAAAATAGCACAAGGAAGGATAAAACTACAGCTGCCCAATAATAGCAATTACCCTGTATATGCCAGAACTGCAACTATAGCATTTGTGCCTGATGGATATTCATCAATACTGTATTCAGAATATGCCCTTGTGCGAACAATGGGAGTCTGAGGAGTCTGAAAATGCCCCAAATATTCAACTTATTGTAGTCAAAAGTAGGAAAAGTATAGGTTATGGTGTATCATAAGGGATACAACTCCTAAAGAACAATTACTATGGATGTTTACCAATCTGGTTTTCAATATAAAAAGGCCAAACCTATATCGATCTGGAACAGAAGGTATGAGCAATTTTAATCAAGCCGAATTGAACAAACCTGAAGATGATATAACTTTTGATCTGCACGATGTTGAATCGTTTGTGAAGAAAATCCCATTGTTTGCTTTGCcatctaaaaagaaaaacaaaaaaatcaacatataaATCTGGAACTGAAGTAGATATGGAGCCACctacacacaattaaaaagataatCGAACCTGACACTGGTACATATTACGTGGACTCTGATTATGATCTGACCATGGTGTAAGATTACCAACTACACTTAGCATTCCTGTAGGATGGATTTCCTCATG is a window from the Cicer arietinum cultivar CDC Frontier isolate Library 1 unplaced genomic scaffold, Cicar.CDCFrontier_v2.0 Ca_scaffold_5670_v2.0, whole genome shotgun sequence genome containing:
- the LOC101492871 gene encoding DNA-directed RNA polymerase I subunit 2-like, giving the protein MTRTCRVTSFYDSEGNIKDYFKIKLSILNILVEIGMTQSLPKIFLPGPPEVLTVLLDGCIVGFIPSTEVEKVVAHIRELKVSSAAVIPNDMEVGYVPLSMGGAYPGLYLFTSPSRFVRPVRNLSIPSTNENVELIGPFEQVFMEIRCPDGGDGGRKSPFPATHEEIHPTGMLSVVGNLTPWSDHNQSPRNMYQCQMAKQTMGFSSQTIQHRADQKLYHLQTPQTPIVRTRAYSEYSIDEYPSGTNAIVAVLAYTGYDMEDAMILNKSSVERGMFHGQIYQTETIDLTEKGGKSDQSARVFRKSKLDKPCPSIDSDGLPHVGQMIWPDEPYCSTYNEVTNKTYLFKKKGSEPVYVDYVAVDTKTKKNLNKVS